The segment AGCGCGCGATGAACTGCTCGAGGGTCAGTTGCGAGATGGTTCAGCCCCAACCGTAAGGCAGGCATTTATCCCTAACCTCTCCGGTGGACTGCTCGACGATCACAGTGAGAAGGCAGGCAGTCCATTCATCCAGCCATTGATTGCATCCGATGACGGAGCCTACGTTCTGATGGATTCCGCAGTAGATGCAGAATTCGTTGTAATCGCACGGAGCGGATTGCTGTCAGCAATGCCGGATGAAGCTCTTTCCGCATGGGAAGGCATAGGCGGAAAGATTTTCACGCTGAACCACGAACCCACTGGTCAAGTCCGATTTGCGAGTATTTCAGAGAAAGGTAGCGAAATTTCAGATTGGTTGGATTTAGCAGGCTCAGAAGCAGTCATCGTCCGGCCAGACCGCTACGTCTATGGAACAGCAACCAACAGCACTTTCCTCGTTGATATGATGCTGGATATTGCAAAAAATATTAGCCGCAAGAAGGTTGATGCTTATCCGAGCGATGGGCGTTGGCAATGCCACTGAACCGGAGCTCATCGAGCGATGATAAGACGGTATCAGCGTTTCTGATGGTGTCCCAGTGCGTGGTGTAGCTGAGGGTTGAGGTGGTCACCGTGATTTCCGGATAGGTTAGGGCCGGTCATGTTCCCGGCACTGCCGAGAGCACGATGATCGGATTATCGCTGACAGGTGCTATGGTTTCAAGGGTCGTGTAACGGGCGCGCCGGACAGCCCGTTCGTGGCTCTGCTCCATGAGGATCGCGCCGACAAGCCGGGATTGGGGGCCTCGTTGGGGAAGATGCCGACGACGTCGGTCCTGCGCTTGATTTCGCCGTTGAGACGCTCGATCGGGTTGGTCGAGTGGAGCCATGGTACGATGCTCCCTGGGGAAGGTCATGTAGGCCAGCACGTCGGACTCGGCGGCGTCCATCAGCGTCGGCAGCTTGGGCGGTTTGGGCCGAATCTGGTCGGCAAGGGCGCGCCACTGCTGGTTCGCGGCTTCGGGCGTCTCCTGCACAAAAGCGGTGGCGATGAAGGCCGAGACGACCCCCTGCCGCTCTTGCCGGCGTGAGCCAGCGCGCTCCTCATGAAGTGCACCCAACAGCGCTGCCAGCTGGCACACGGCAGCTTGGAGACCGCCGCCTTGATGCCTTCGTGCGCGTCGGAGAGGATCAGCTTCACGCCGCGCAGGCCCCTGCGCGTAAGCTTACGCAGGAAGGCTGACCAGAAGGGTTCGGCGCTTCGGTGGTTGTTATGGTTTCCGAAGGTTTGGCTGCATTTCCAGCTGAGCTATCTGTGCGGGTTTCCAAGCATTTTGGCCATCGCTATCCTCTATGCGCATTATATCGGATTTGCCGCATTTATGCCTTCGTAAGTTATGAGATCCACCTCGCGGTAGCCTGAGGCTCGTACTGCGATGTCGGCCGCTGCAGCCCTTGCAGCAACGG is part of the Novosphingobium sp. MMS21-SN21R genome and harbors:
- a CDS encoding transposase, with amino-acid sequence MVPWLHSTNPIERLNGEIKRRTDVVGIFPNEAPNPGLSARSSWSRATNGLSGAPVTRPLKP